One window of the Verrucomicrobiota bacterium genome contains the following:
- a CDS encoding PA0069 family radical SAM protein: MSAVPIKGRGAASNPPNRFEEIHLEPGEDLAADEERPASTRFFRDQTKTILNYNDSPDVGFEVSVNPYRGCEHGCIYCYARPTHEYLGFSAGLDFESKIMVKENAPELLRAELASPKWKPRVVAMSGVTDCYQPIERRLKLTRRCLEVFAEFRNPVCIVTKNYLVTRDADVLGELARHEAAVVFVSITTLDPTLTPRMEPRASLPAHRLAAIQALRDAGVPVGVMVAPVIPALTDHEMPRIIAAAVKSGAQFAGYVTLRLPFAVGPLFEDWLNRHFPTKKEKVLNRIRALRGGKINDPNFGTRMTGEGIFAEQIEKIFEVACRKAGILGRRAPLSAANCRPTGGVQLSLL; this comes from the coding sequence ATGAGCGCTGTTCCGATCAAGGGCCGCGGGGCCGCGTCGAATCCGCCCAATCGGTTCGAGGAAATTCACCTGGAACCGGGCGAGGACCTGGCCGCGGACGAGGAACGGCCGGCTTCGACGCGGTTCTTCCGCGATCAGACCAAGACCATCCTGAACTACAACGACAGCCCGGACGTTGGGTTCGAGGTCAGCGTCAACCCGTATCGCGGCTGCGAGCACGGGTGCATTTATTGTTACGCGCGTCCGACGCACGAGTATCTCGGCTTTTCCGCCGGGCTGGATTTCGAAAGCAAAATCATGGTGAAAGAAAACGCGCCGGAACTGCTGCGCGCGGAATTGGCGTCGCCGAAATGGAAACCGCGCGTCGTGGCCATGAGCGGCGTGACGGATTGCTACCAGCCGATCGAGCGCCGGCTGAAATTGACGCGTCGCTGTCTGGAGGTGTTCGCCGAGTTCCGCAACCCGGTTTGCATCGTCACCAAAAATTACCTCGTCACGCGCGACGCCGATGTCCTCGGCGAATTGGCCCGACACGAGGCCGCGGTCGTCTTTGTCTCAATCACGACGCTCGATCCGACGCTGACGCCGAGAATGGAGCCGCGCGCGTCGTTGCCGGCGCATCGGCTGGCTGCCATCCAGGCGTTGCGAGACGCGGGCGTGCCCGTGGGCGTGATGGTCGCGCCGGTGATTCCCGCGCTGACCGACCACGAAATGCCGCGGATCATCGCCGCGGCTGTGAAATCGGGCGCGCAATTCGCCGGCTACGTGACGCTGCGATTGCCCTTTGCGGTGGGGCCACTCTTCGAGGATTGGTTGAACCGCCATTTCCCAACCAAGAAAGAGAAGGTGCTGAATCGCATCCGGGCTTTGCGCGGCGGCAAGATCAACGACCCGAACTTCGGCACGCGGATGACCGGCGAAGGCATTTTTGCGGAGCAGATCGAAAAGATTTTCGAGGTCGCTTGCCGAAAAGCCGGGATTCTGGGCCGGCGCGCGCCGCTTTCCGCGGCCAATTGCCGACCCACCGGTGGCGTGCAACTTTCGCTGCTCTGA